The proteins below are encoded in one region of Periplaneta americana isolate PAMFEO1 chromosome 11, P.americana_PAMFEO1_priV1, whole genome shotgun sequence:
- the LOC138709605 gene encoding lysosomal aspartic protease-like isoform X2 has product MPDNKSEFYGVISVGHPAQKFNVLFDTTWSNTWLPSSKCSYFNIPCQLRHKYNSKKSTTYIKNGTAFNVKLDKENMTGFLSTDVFHVAHLNLNQTFAEIVSVPWIYTFTKADGVIGLAYSTYAVDGVTPLFYNLIKKKLVVQPVFSFYMNRDITTPRGGNLFLGGSDSKHYQGNFTYLPVTRKAYWQFHMDGVEVIVGARKAAAFCPKEKGGCETILDTATSTISGPIEDIKVINELIDASSSYFGRYKVPCNTVHKLPEINFILGEKNFTLKGREYVQQMTFLGLTTCFSAFVINPDVSDFMWSLGASFVASYYTELDLGQNRIGFAVANE; this is encoded by the exons AGTGAATTTTATGGAGTCATTAGTGTTGGCCATCCAGCTCAAAAATTCAATGTCTTATTTGACACTACTTGGTCCAATACTTGGCTACCATCAAGCAAATGTTCTTACTTCAATATTCCATGCC AACTTCGACACAAATATAATTCAAAGAAATCGACAACATACATTAAGAATGGAACTGCTTTTAATGTAAAGTTGGATAAAGAAAATATGACAGGTTTCCTTTCGACTGATGTTTTTCAT GTTGCCCACCTAAATCTGAACCAAACATTTGCAGAGATTGTTAGTGTACCATGGATATATACCTTTACAAAAGCGGATGGTGTGATTGGTTTGGCGTACAGTACTTATGCTGTTGATGGAGTTACACCATTGTTTTATAATCTTATAAAGAAGAAACTTGTGGTACAACCTGTTTTCTCGTTTTACATGAACAG GGATATAACAACTCCCAGAGGaggtaatttgtttcttggtgGCTCAGACTCAAAGCATTACCAAGGAAACTTCACGTACCTGCCAGTTACACGTAAAGCATATTGGCAGTTTCATATGGATGG AGTGGAAGTTATTGTTGGTGCTCGTAAAGCAGCGGCTTTTTGTCCCAAAGAAAAAGGTGGTTGTGAAACAATTCTGGATACTGCCACGTCTACTATTAGTGGTCCTATTGAAGATATCAAAGTCATCAATGAACTAATCGATGCAAGCAGTTCATATTTTGGTCGGTATAag GTTCCATGTAATACTGTTCACAAGTTAccagaaataaattttattcttggtGAAAAGAATTTCACGTTGAAAGGAAGGGAATATGTACAACAG ATGACCTTCTTGGGTCTTACAACTTGCTTCTCAGCATTTGTTATTAATCCTGATGTTAGTGACTTCATGTGGTCCCTTGGTGCATCATTTGTTGCCAGCTATTACACAGAACTGGACCTGGGACAGAATCGTATTGGATTTGCTGTTGCCAACGAATAA